In Quercus robur chromosome 10, dhQueRobu3.1, whole genome shotgun sequence, a genomic segment contains:
- the LOC126703021 gene encoding putative pentatricopeptide repeat-containing protein At5g37570: MAFIRRCQYSSRCFSFSGVSSNSSSLPKAKATATTTATTAFNSNSNSNSNSIPTLLRSCKTSLHLHQLHAHIIRKGLEQDHFLITLFISLSLSTLSYSTSVFNRVLRPSTFLWNSLIRAYSQNSHFIHIVSLFVRMKREGGVPDSYTYPSIIKACSTQCEVSLGSALHGSALRCGVEGDLFVKTSLIDFYGKCKHIFSARKLFDDMSDRNVVSWTAMVVGYITFGDLEEAKRLFNEMPQRNVASWNAIICGLVKLGDLKGARRMFDEMPERNVVSYTTMIDGYAKAGDMASARFLFEQVPQRDIFVWSALISGYAQSGQPNEALKVFLEMDSRDVKPDEFVMVSLMSACSQIGNLELAKWVDSYVSRSTMDIQQPHVAAALVDMNAKCGNMERATKLFEEMPKKDLISYCSMIQGLSYHGHGKKAVDLFNKMLNEGLVPDEVAFTVILSACSHAGFVEEGWHYFEMMRYEYSLVPSPDHYACMVDLLSRVGRLKAAYELLNSMPVEPHSGAWGALLGACKLHCNIELGEVIAARLLELEPHNAGNYVSLSNIYAAADRWSDVSLVREKMKERGVRKITGHSCINS; this comes from the coding sequence ATGGCTTTTATCCGGCGATGTCAATACTCTAGCCGTTGCTTCTCTTTCTCCGGTGTCAGTAGCAATAGCAGTAGCCTTCCAAAAGCCAAAGCCACTGCCACTACCACCGCCACCACTGCCttcaattcaaattcaaattcaaattcaaattcaatccCAACTCTCCTCAGGTCTTGCAAGACCTCTCTCCACCTCCACCAACTTCACGCCCACATCATCCGTAAAGGCCTCGAGCAAGACCACTTTCTCATCACCCTTTTcatctccctctccctctccacTCTTTCCTATTCCACTTCCGTCTTCAACCGCGTTCTAAGACCCAGTACGTTCCTCTGGAACTCTCTCATTAGAGCTTATTCTCAAAACTCTCATTTCATCCACATTGTTTCACTCTTCGTTCGCATGAAGAGAGAGGGTGGTGTGCCTGACAGCTACACCTACCCGTCAATCATTAAAGCGTGTTCCACCCAGTGTGAGGTTAGCCTAGGGAGTGCCCTTCATGGGTCGGCATTGAGGTGCGGGGTTGAAGGGGATCTCTTTGTTAAGACTAGTTTGATTGACTTCTATGGGAAATGTAAACATATTTTTAGTGCTCGTAAGCTGTTCGATGATATGTCTGACAGAAATGTGGTTTCATGGACGGCTATGGTTGTTGGGTATATAACTTTTGGGGATTTAGAAGAGGCAAAGAGGTTGTTCAATGAAATGCCACAAAGGAATGTGGCATCCTGGAATGCTATCATTTGTGGCCTCGTGAAACTGGGTGACTTGAAGGGTGCGAGGAGgatgtttgatgaaatgcctgAGAGGAATGTGGTTTCGTATACTACCATGATTGATGGGTATGCAAAGGCAGGTGATATGGCGTCTGCAAGGTTTCTGTTTGAGCAGGTGCCTCAAAGGGATATTTTTGTGTGGTCTGCATTGATATCGGGTTATGCTCAAAGTGGTCAGCCTAACGAAGCGTTGAAAGTTTTCCTTGAAATGGATTCAAGGGATGTAAAGCCTGATGAGTTTGTTATGGTGAGCTTGATGTCTGCTTGTTCTCAAATTGGTAATTTGGAATTGGCTAAATGGGTTGATTCTTATGTGAGCCGAAGCACAATGGATATTCAACAACCTCATGTAGCTGCGGCTCTTGTTGACATGAATGCCAAGTGTGGAAACATGGAGCGAGCAACGAAGTTGTTTGAAGAGATGCCCAAAAAGGACCTAATCTCTTATTGTTCCATGATACAAGGGTTGTCGTATCATGGGCATGGGAAGAAAGCTGTTGACCTTTTCAATAAGATGCTAAATGAAGGGCTGGTTCCAGATGAGGTGGCCTTCACCGTCATCTTGTCAGCATGTAGTCATGCTGGATTTGTTGAAGAGGGTTGGCACTATTTTGAAATGATGAGATATGAATACTCTTTAGTTCCTTCTCCTGATCATTATGCTTGTATGGTTGATCTTCTTAGCAGGGTAGGGAGATTGAAAGCAGCTTATGAGCTTCTAAACTCAATGCCTGTGGAGCCACATTCTGGTGCTTGGGGTGCACTTCTTGGGGCCTGTAAGCTGCATTGCAATATTGAATTAGGGGAGGTTATTGCTGCTCGTCTTCTTGAGCTTGAGCCACATAATGCTGGTAATTATGTGTCTTTGTCCAACATCTATGCAGCAGCAGATCGGTGGTCAGATGTTTCTCTTGTGAGGGAGAAGATGAAGGAAAGAGGAGTTAGGAAAATAACTGGTCATAGTTGCATTAATTCATGA
- the LOC126703022 gene encoding uncharacterized protein LOC126703022, protein MRKQKQVLFGGSPKEKKLWLTAVELGLPKGRHPLLKDVDVTINPSKGLALVESRSSDKNDEVDKLSDLTQPNALNGYSVDPIKGILEDSNTVASLCLSSRRDSQENLEAEDAGLQEMENGALQQISSVDSELVKEEEVSSVDGERGRGLQTAQVVMNMLDITMPGTLTEGLDCCGSRRDACESLARCCARRCS, encoded by the exons atgagaaaGCAAAAGCAG GTCCTATTTGGAGGGAGCCCAAAGGAAAAGAAGCTG TGGCTGACAGCAGTGGAGCTGGGACTTCCGAAGGGCCGCCATCCTCTCCTAAAAGATGTGGACGTTACCATCAACCCTTCAAAAGGCTTAGCTCTTGTGGAAAGCAGATCATCTGATAAGAATGATGAGGTTGATAAGCTCTCGGATCTTACTCAGCCAAATGCTTTGAATGGATACTCTGTGGATCCTATAAAGGGTATTCTTGAAGATAGCAACACTGTTGCTAGTTTATGCTTAAGTTCCAGACGAGATTCCCAAGAAAATTTGGAGGCTGAAGATGCAGGCCTGCAAGAAATGGAAAATGGTGCTTTGCAGCAGATTAGCTCTGTTGATTCAGAATTGGTCAAAGAGGAGGAAGTCAGCTCAGTAGATGGTGAAAGAGGTCGAGGGCTACAGACAGCACAAGTGGTTATGAATATGCTTGATATAACCATGCCTGGTACTCTAACAGAAG GTCTTGACTGCTGTGGATCAAGGAGAGACGCTTGTGAAAGCTTGGCAAGATGCTGTGCCAGAAGATGTTCGTGA